A genomic region of Phragmites australis chromosome 2, lpPhrAust1.1, whole genome shotgun sequence contains the following coding sequences:
- the LOC133910154 gene encoding uncharacterized protein LOC133910154 yields the protein MSQRQGRHQRRASQSVFVLPENFALEDVPAAVAEGGAEQRKPAAADASELQAARQAGRHRRAMSMAVISRDLEMITEDIGSYKY from the coding sequence ATGTCGCAGAGGCAGGGCAGGCACCAGAGGAGGGCGTCGCAGAGCGTGTTCGTGCTGCCGGAGAACTTCGCACTGGAGGACgtgccggcggcggtggccgagGGCGGCGCCGAGCAGAGGAAGCCCGCGGCGGCGGACGCCTCCGAGCTGCAGGCGGCGAGGCAGGCGGGGCGCCACCGGCGGGCGATGTCCATGGCCGTGATCTCTAGGGATCTGGAGATGATAACGGAGGACATTGGAAGCTACAAGTACTAG